The Streptomyces capitiformicae genome contains the following window.
GGTGCGCGACAGGGGTGGAGAAGTCGTCGAGCAGGATCGCTCGGCCCACCAGGTCGAGCGCCGGGGTCCCCAACAGGGGGCGGGTGAGTCCCGGTCGAAGGCGTAGCTCCACGCAGGACACCGGCCGCTTGCTCGCGTGGTACGACGCCCGGGTACGCGGGCCGATCACCATGGCCACCCGGTCACCGCCCTCTGCGATGCGTACCACCAACTTGGTCGCCGAGTCAGGGAGTTGGACGTGCGGCTCCCTCGACTCCGTCCTGCTCGCGTGCGTCCTCGTGCTTGTCACCCGTGTCACCACCCGTCCACCGTAGACGTGCCGCAGTCACGAAGGGGCCGCTCAACCGTGCCGGAATTTCCTATAGGGCGGAGGCCGGGGCCCGGCAGTTTGGTCGCATGATCCTGATCACGGGTGCCACCGGCACCATCGGCGGTGAAGTCGTACGACAGCTCGCGGCGCGCGGGGAGAAGGTGCGCGCGCTGACGCGGGACCCGGCCCGGGCGCGGGTGCCCGAGGGAGTGGAGGTGGCGTGTGCGGACTACCTCGCCCCGGAGACCGTCGAGGCCGCGATGGCCGGGGTCTCGGCCCTGTTCGCGGTGTCGGTGTTCGGGCCCGGGGACGCCGAGGCGGACGCGGCGCTGGTCGGCATGGCGCGTGCGGCGGGCGTACGGCGCATCGTGAAGCTCTCCGCCATCGGCACCGGCGACCCGGCGTCCGGGCCCGGAGGGAACTGGCATCTTCCCGGTGAACAGGCCGTCCGGGCCAGTGGGTTGGAGTGGACGGTGCTGCGGCCCTCGTTCTTCGCGTCCAACACGCTGAGCTGGGCGGACGCTATCCACGCAGGTGGGCCCGTGCCCAACATGACGGGGACCGGTGTCCAGGGAGTCGTCGACCCGCGCGATGTGTCGGAGGTCGCCGTACGGGCGCTGCTGGAGCCCCGGCACGCGGGGCGGACGTACACCCTCACCGGTCCGGAGGCGATCGGTACCGGCGACCAGGCCGCCGTGCTCGCTTCCGTCCTCGGCCGGCCGGTCCGCACGGTCGACCTCTCGCCGGACGGGACACGGGAGTTTCTGACGGCCGCCGGGCTGGGGGACGTGTATGTGGAGGGCGTGGGGGCGGGGACCGCGTATGTGCGGGAGGGCGGCGGGGCCCAGGTCGCGGAAGATGTGCCTGAGGTGCTGGGGCGCCGGGCGCGAACGTACCGGACGTGGGCCGAGGACCATCGGGCGGTGTTCGCCCGGGACAGTCGTCGTACATCAAGGTGAGTAGATGTCCTGGTTCGGGAAACTCCTCGACTTGGGTGACGCGTTGTCGGTAAACAGTGATTCATCCGAATGGTCACTCTGCGCCCAGTGGGGGCCGGGGAGCCCGGTAGGAACCGGTACATCCGGTTGTGGCTGGGGCGCAGGGTGTGGGGGAAAGAACGGGGATGTTCATGGTGCATCGACACCATCGCGAGACCTACTACGTCGTCAACGAGGGTCGGATCCTGGAGTTCGAGAAGGGGGACGCGGTCGCACGCGTACCGAGCGCGACCGAGCAGCAGATGGCCTTCCGCTTCTCCAGGTTCGGGGAGAAGGGAGTCCAGCTCGACGAGACACTGCGTGGCAAACTCGCCGAGGCCATGACCACGGGCACGGGCGGCGGCGACCCCGACTCGGGGGAGCCCGGGACGGCGATCCCGGCGGGGTTCACGTACCTCGGGCAGTTCGTCGACCACGATCTGACCCTGGACCGCACCCAGGTGGGGCTGGGGGAGCCGGTCCCGGTCGAGGACCTGGTGCAGGGCCGCAGTCCCGCCCTCGACCTCGACTCGCTCTACGGGCTCGGCCCGCACCACTCCAGCAGCGCCCGCTTCTACGAGACGGAAGCCCGCCTCAAGATGGGTACGACGCTCGGCGTGCCCTTCCCGCCCGAGTTCCCACCCGCCAACATCGACCAGGAGGGCTTCGACCTCCCGAGGGCCGGCGAGACGGCCGGCGGCACCCGGGCCAACCAGCGCGCCGCGCTCATCCCGGACGCGCGCAACGACGAGAACCTGGCTGTCGCCCAGCTCCATCTGGCGTTCATCCGTTTCCACAACCGCGTCGTCGACCACCTCGTCGAGCGCGGAGTGCCCGAGCACCGGTTGCTCAAGGCGGCCCGGGACATCGTCGTGAAGCACTACCAGTGGATGCTGCGCACCGACTTCCTGCCGCGCATCGTCGACCCGGACATCGTCGAGCGGGTCTTCACCCGCGGGCGCCGGCACTTCGAGGTGCCGGGCTACATACGCCCCGGCGACCTGCCGACGATGCCCATCGAGTTCTCCGTCGCCGCCTACCGGCTCGGGCACAGCATGGTCCGCGGGGCCTACCAGTGGAACGCCGTCTTCCGCGCGGGCGGATCCGGCCCGATCGCCTCGCTGGACCTGCTGTTCCGGTTCAGTGGCACGGCGGGCAACCTCAACCCGGACGGCGAACTGGACGACCCGAACTCGGGGGTGGGCCTGCGGCTGCCGAGCAACTGGATCGCCGACTTCCGCAGGCTGTTCGACTTCGGCGAGGCGGGCCGCGACGACCTGGTCGTGCCCGCGGCCGAGTTCAACGTCGCCAAACGGCTCGACACCCTGCTCGTCGACCCGCTGGCCGCGCTTCCGCTCGGCACCTTCGGCGGCCGAGGGCTCCCGGAGCCGCCGCCGATCCAGCGCAACCTCGCGTTCCGCAACCTCACGCGGGCCGCGATGGTCGAGCTGGCCACCGGGCCACAGCTGGCCGCCCAGATGGGCTTCAAGCCGCTGACGGAGGACCAGATCCTCCGGGGCAACGGCGGCGCCGTCCTGGAGGGTCTGTCCGACACCGAGCGCGCGCAGTTGGTGGAGCACACCCCGCTGTGGTTCTACGTCCTGCGCGAGGCCGAGGTGAACGAGGCGCGCCCCGGCAGCCTCACCGGCGTCGGCGGCACGCTCGTCGCCGAGGTCTTCCATCGCGCGATGGAGGGCAGCCGGAGGTCGATCGTGAAGCACCCGGGCTGGCGCCCGAGCCTCCCGGCCCACCAGAAGGGCAAGTTCACGATGACGGACCTGCTCCTGTTCGCCTTCGAGAACGACGCGAAGCTGCTGAACCCGCTGGGCTAGCCCGCGTCACCGCTGCCGCTGGATGAGCCGGCGGCAGCACGCCCGCCGCTGGTTCACCCGGCGGTGTCACTCCCGTCGTTCGGGCTGTGGGCCGGTGCTCACATTCCGAACGGCGTGGGGTCCGAGGCCAGCGCCCGGAAGTACGCCCGGGGGTCGGCCACCAGCTTGCGGGCACCGAGGTCCAACAGCCCGGCGACGGCGGTGATCTCGGCGGCAACCGTGCCGTCGGTCTTGCGGATCGTCTGCTCGACCCGGAACGTCCTGCCCTCGCCCCAGAGGAACGAGCACGTCACCTCGATCTCGTCACCGGCGTGCAGTTCTCGCCGGTAACGGATCGTCGTCTCCAGGGTCACCGGGCCGACGCCCTTCGCCATCAGATCGGCCTGACGTACACCGGCCGCCTGGAGCAGCGACCAGCGCGCGTGTTCCCCGTACTGGAGATACACGCTCTGGTTGAGGTGTCCCTGCACGTCGGTCTCGTATCCCCGCACGGTGACGGGTACGGAAAACGACTCGGCCACGACTTGCCCTCCTCCGAAGATCCCCACTGTTACTGAGCGCTTGCTCAGTCCATCACGCTCGTCGTGGGGAAGCCAGCAGATACCGCTGCCGCGTACGGGGATCCGTGTGCTCGCCCGCCTGCCAGCCCGCCTTCTCCAGCGTCGCCGCGCAGGACCGCAGGGCCTCGGGGTCCGGCTCGTGCACGGCGACGGCCTCCGGCTGGGGAGTCGCCCGCACCCGGTAGCCGCCGTCCCGCGCGTCCGCCCCGGCAGGACGATGGCCCGCGGCCTCCAGGGCGAGCGCGGCCGCCTGCACCAGATGCGTCCGCTCCCAGCCGCACGGGCGATCCGTGACACCGCCCGGACTGGTCATCCGGCGCAGCTCCAGGAGCCCCTGCCAGGCACTGTGCACCTCACGTACGCGCGCGGGCCCGGCCGCGGCGGCCTCCTCACCGCCGACCCGCGCCGCGAACACCCCGGCCTCTGCGGGGGCACGGGCCGGGGCGGGCGTATCGGCAGCCGGAGCGTCCTCGGGCAGCAGGGCGGCGGTCTCCCGTATGCGATGGCCCGCCGGTGTCAGGAAGTGGTCGTGCGGCGGGCGCGGATGCCGGAACGCCAGCCCTCGCTTCACCAACGCGGCGAGCTGGGTCTCCGTACCCGCCAGCCGCCCGGTCACCGGCTCGGCGGCCTCGATGATCCGCCGCTGGGCAGCGGTCGGCGGTCGTGTCACGGCACCTTCCTTCCCCGGGGAGCGTCATCTCATGGGCGTCCCTGGGCGGTCTCATGGACGTCCGTCAACCCACTCGAAGACTACGAGGAGGGTCTGACAAGGGCCTGATGTTCCACCCGGCGATGACCGGACGGCCGTGCTCGGTGCCGAGCCGGCAGACCGTCCCCGTGGCCAGCTGGAACAGCGCCCCGCCCGACGCCGGCAGCCCGAGCCAGCGGGCGGTGAGGACGCGCAGGAAGTGCCCGTGCGCCACCAGCACCACACACCCCTCGGTGTTCGCCAGCGCGGCGTGCGCCTTCGCGACCATCCGGTCGGCGCGCGCCCCGACCTCCTCCGGGCTCTCCCCGGGATGCTCGGCCGGTCCCGGCGCGACCCCGTCCGTGAACAGGAACCAGTCCGGCCGGGTGCGATGGATCTCGACGGTCGTGACCCCCTCGTACCCGCCGTAGTCCCACTCGGAGAGATCCGCGTCGACCCGCGCCCCGGCGAGACCGGCCAACTCGGCCGTCTCCCGGGCGCGCTTCAGCGGACTGACGAACACGGCGCCGATGTGGTGCGAGTTGAGCAGCGGGGCGAGGCCGCGTGCCTGCGCCCGCCCGTTGTCCGTCAGCGGGATGTCGGTCCAGCTGGTGTGCTGCCCGGACACCGACCACTCGGTCTCACCGTGCCGCACGAGAAAGAGATCACCCATGCCTCACAGGCTACGAGCCCAGCGTTCCAGCTCCGCGAACTCCGGCTCCCGCAGCCCCTTGCGCGGGTCGATCCGGAGCAGGAGCGCCGCCCCCTCGTGGTACTTCGCCACATGCCGTACGTCGAGATCGGTGATCATGTCGTCGACCCAGACGAACGGCCGCCCCGCCGCCCACTCCACGACCCGCCGCGTCTTCCAGTACAGCCCTTCCGGGTCCTTGGCGAACAGGTTCGTGAACTCGATGACCGGCAGATCGCGCGGCAACCCGATCACCGGCCCGATCATCTCGTTGGCCTCATGCATCCACGTCGTGGCCCACGCCAGCTCGTACGGCAGCGCGAGCAACCGTGCGCCATGCGCCGGGTTCAGCCGAATCCGCAGCCCCCGGCGCAACCGCCGGGACCCCGGCTTCTGCCGCGCCGACCAGTTGGACGGGTGCACCCGGCGGGTCACATAACCACGGGGTCGCCACAAGCGGGCGCCGAAGGGGTTGAGGGGGCCGTCCACGTCGAGGAGGAGCAGCGGTCGGTCGGTCATGGGGAAGGGCTACCCATCCCGGCGCGCGCACACCTCACGGTCACTGCGGGCCGCGCTCGCCGCTACTGCCGGTACCCGCTCAGGAACCGTCCGATCCGGCCGATCGCCGCCTCCAGGTCCTCCGCGTGGGGGAGGGTCAGGATGCGGAAGTGGTCGGGGGTGGGCCAGTTGAAGCCGGTGCCCTGGACCACCTGGATCTTCTCGCGCAGGAGCAGGTCCAGGACGAACTTCTCGTCGTCGTGGATCTTGTGGACCTTGGGGTCCAGACGAGGGAACGCGTACAGCGAGCCCTTCGGCTTCACGCACGACACACCGGGGATCTCATTGAGCTTCTCCCAGGCCACGTTCCGCTGTTCGTGCAGCCGGCCGCCCGGCGCGGTCAGTTCATTGATGGACTGGCGGCCCCCCAGCGCGGCCTGGATGGCGTACTGCGCGGGCGCGTTGGCGCACAGCCGCATGGAGGCCAGCATGGTCAGGCCCTCCAGGTAGTTCCTGGCGTGCTGCTTGGGGCCGGTGACGACCAGCCAGCCCGAGCGGAAGCCGGCCACCCGGTACGTCTTCGACAGACCGCAGAAGGTGAGGACGACGAGGTCGGGGGCGAGAGCCGCGGCCGAGTGGTGCACGGCGTCGTCGTACAGGATCTGGTCGTAGATCTCGTCGGCGAAGACCATCAGGCCGTGGCGGCGGGCGAGGTCGAGGATGCCCTCGATGATCTCCTTCGGGTAGACCGCGCCGGTGGGGTTGTTCGGGTTGATGATGACGACGGCCTTCGTACGGTCCGTGATCTTCGACGCCATGTCGTCCAGGTCCGGGTACCAGTCGGCCTGTTCGTCGCAGAGGTAGTGGACCGCCTTGCCGCCCGCGAGTGTCGTGACGGCCGTCCAGAGCGGGAAGTCGGGGGCGGGGATGAGTACTTCGTCGCCGTCCTCGACCAGCGCGGTCACGGCCATCGAGATCAGCTCGGAGATGCCGTTGCCGAGGAAGACGTCGTCGACGTCGACGGTCAGGCCCAGGTTCTGGTAGCGCCCGGCGACGGCCCGGCGGGCCGAGAGGACGCCCCGGGAGTCCGTGTAGCCGTGCGCCTGCGGGAGCATCCGGATCATGTCCTGGAGGATCTCCTCGGGCGCCTCGAAGCCGAACAGCGCGGGGTTGCCGGTGTTCAGGCGCAGCACGCTGTGGCCGGCCTTCTCCAGCGCGTCCGCGTGCTCGATCACGGGGCCGCGGATCTCGTAACAGACCTCGCTGAGCTTGTTCGACTGCCGGAACTCCATGCGCCTAGCCCTCCGGTTCGTTGTGTTGCTTGGTTTTACCAAGTAGGTGCTTGGAAAGTCCAACGACATGTCTAGACTGCGTCGCATGTCACCTCGCCGAAGCTACGACCAGTACTGTTCCGCCGCCCGGGCGCTCGACCTCGTCGGCGACCGCTGGACCCTGCTGATCGTGCGCGAACTGCTGGCCGGACCGCGTCGGTACACCGACCTCCACGCGGACCTCCCGGGAGTCAGCACCGACGTTCTCGCCTCCCGGCTGAAGGACATGGAACGGGACGGGCTGACGACGCGGCGCCGACTTCCCCCACCGGGTGCCGCGTACGTCTACGAACTCACCGGGCGGGGGCGCGAGTTGCTGCCCGTGCTACAGGCGCTCGGGGCGTGGGGTTCGTCCGCGCTGGGCGAGCGCCGGGCCACCGACGCCGTACGCGCGCACTGGTTCGCCCTGCCGCTGCTGCGTGGGCTCGACGGGTGTGCCGCCGGGCTCGTCGAAGTGGGGCTGGAGGAGGGGCGGTTCCATGTGTGGGTCGGTGCGGAGGACGGGCCGGTCTACGGGGAGGGGGCCGCGCCCGAGTCACCGGACGTCCGGTTGTCGATCGACGCGGCGACCTGCGGTGCGCTCGGCCGGGGGGAGTTGAGCCTGCGGGACGCCGTACGGCAGAGGCGGGTCGAGGTGGAAGGCGACGGAGCCTTGGCGAAGGAGTTGCGGGAGGGGTGAGTCAGGGCGAGTCGGGGGCCTTGGGGGTGCTCCGCGGCTGACGGCTTCGGCCCCGCACCCGGTCCAGCCGTAGCTGTGGGGTGCGGGGCCGAAGCCGTTGCGAGAGCGCTGTCGTCGCTCCTGCTCCTGGCTGCTCCTGACTTCCTGACTACTCCTGGTCGGCGGTGCGGCGGCGCTTCCACCACACCAGTCCGCCACCGACGGCGGCCAGGGCCGCGGCGAGTCCGGCGATCAGGCCCACCGGGGTGCCGGTACCGGTGTCGGCAAGGTCGCCGTCCGGGTCCTGCTCGTACTTGCCGCCGCTGCCGCCGCTGCTGCCGCCGCTGGCCGGGGGCGTCGCGGGGGCGGAGGGTTTGTCCGTCGGATCGTCCGGATCGGTCGGTGTCGGAGTCGGCTCGGGAGTCGGGTCCGGGCCCGGGTCGGGGGTGTCGTCGCCGGAGACATCGGAGGTGACGGTGTTGCCGCCCAGGAGCAGCAGGTTCGCGTCACCGTCCTTGGTGTTGTCCGCCAGCGTGCGCACCGATGCCTTCGTCTCGCGCGGCAGATGGCGGTGCTCGGTGTCGAAGCGGAGCTTGGACATGTTCCGCTTGGGCTGCTTGGAGAAGTCCACCCCGCCCACGCTCATGGTGTACGGACCGCCGCCGGCGTCGTGCTCCCACTGTTCCTCGCCCTCACGCAGCGACTTCAGATATGCCTGGTAGACGCTCTCCCGCGTCCAGTCCTTGTTCTCACCGCGCAGCGGCCACGAGGAGGCGTCGTTGCTGTTGATGACCTTGTGGTAGTCGGTGGGGGACGCGGCGTCCTGCTGGCGGATGAACTCCGCCGCCACCCGGGCCGTGTAGACGCGGCGCAGATCGGCGTAGCGCGGGTCGGTGTTCACCCGCCGCTCGACCTCGGGCATGATCAGCCGGTTCATACGGTCCTCGGTGGCCTTCTTCTCGGCCTCGTCGAACTCGCACAGATACGGGTCGCCCGGCATGTTGTCGATCTTCAGGTACTGGGCCTGGACCTTCAGCGGTGTGTCCAGGATGTGGATGCCGCCGTTCTCCTCGCGGACGACCGCGGTGTCCGGCTCGATCCAGTTGCGGACCTGGAACCAGCAAGGGACGCCGTCGGAGTTGCGGGGCAGCGACTTCCAGTACTGGTCGGCCTCCGGGCGCTTGTTCGGGTTCATCGCATCGGCGAAGTCCTTCTTCAGCTCCAGATCGGCTTCCAGCAGGACCCGTCCGGCGTCGGTCTTCCCGAACGCGCTGTCCATGATCTTGTCGGGCTGGTCCGGGTTGAGATTGACCCAGAACTTCTCCGGGGTCAGGGCGAGCCAGGTGAAGAACGCGTCATTGATGAGCTGCGCCTTCTCCTTTCCTCCCCAGCCGGCGGTGTCCTCGGGAACCTCCTTCGCGGAGAAGCTGTAGTCGACGCCCTTGCCCTTGACCGGCTTGCCGATGTACCGCAGCTCCAGCGTGGAGAAGTCCACCCCGCCGGGGCCCTTGGGCTGGAGCCGGTAGGGGTCGGCCGCGTTCTTGCGGTCCAGGAACTCCTTCATGGCCTTCGGGTTCGGGCGCGACTCGCGGATCAGATCCTGCGCACCGCCGCCGGTGACACCCTTGGAACCCGGGGGCTGCAATGTGGTCGTCTTGTCCCGCACACCGCCGCCCGGGGCCAACTCGACCTTCCTGGAACGGTAGTTGTACTCGGTGACCTTGCCCGGGGCGTTCTTCTTCAGCTCGTTCAGGTGGTCCCTGGCAGCCTTGTCCTGCGGCTCGGCGAAGACGTACTTCAGGGACTTGACCGGGCTGTCCTTCTGCTTGGACCAGGCGATGTCGCCGGGCTTCTGCCTGGTGTCCGGGCTCCCGTTGGACTTGATCTCCAGGCCCTTTCCGGTGCGCTGGTTCCAGGCGTCCAACTTGCGCCGGTGGGTCTCGCCGGTGTCGGGGTCGACGAAGTCGAACTCCTTCTGACAGATCCAGTCGTCGCCGACGAGCCCGTGGTCCTTGATGATCTTCTTCTCGAACGCCTTGCCGCGGGGGTCGTTTCCGGTGTTCTTGATCTGGATGTTGTCGCGCCAGTGGGTGAAGTCACCGAAGGCGTTAGGGTTCTTCTCCCTGGCCTTGATCCACCTCCACCAGATCCGGTCGACCGGCCGGGACTTCGGCGGTACCTTGGCCTCCTTCTGCAGCCGCTTGATGTCGTCCTCGGACGGCGCGCCGAGACCGTCATACTTCTTGCCCGGGTTCACGTACTCATACGTGTCCCACTGCGACTTGGCCCGCGAGGCGTCCCCCTCGGGCAGCTCCACGATGGCCTGGAGATCCTCCGCCAGGTCGAAGTAGTCCCGGCACGGCATGCCCGGGTTCGGCGGTTTCTTGCCCGGCGCGGCATCCGCGCTGAGGGTGAGGCCCGGCAGGCCGGTGAGAGCGAGGGTCGCCGCGGCGGCGACCGCGACAGCGGATGCCAGACACGCCCTCACGCGTTGACGTATGGATTTCAACTCTTTTGTCCCTTACCTGTGGGGGCTTGGGGGACGCGTGAGAGCGGTGTGAGCCCCCGTGACATGACACCGCCAATGACGGGCAGTCTGTACCTCAACTCTTTGTGAATGCAACCTGGTTGGCGTTACGACACGCCGTCTCCGCCGTATCGGCACAGTCGCCGGGTAGGGTCGGGCGGTATGGAGATCACCGAGGAGGAGTACCGGGAACTGGCCGAACTGGACCGGATCCGCTCCAACAATCCCGTCCTGGACGCCTGGCTCCAGGGCCGGCGGCAGGAGTTCCCCGCATGGGCCCGGCAGCACGACGGGGACTGGGACTTCACCCCGGGCTCCCTCGACCGCCTGGAGGCGCTCGTTCGCTCCCGCTACGCAGGCAGTGACCAGGCATGGGAGGAACGCGGCAGCGATTTCCTCCAGACGGCCGCCTGGTACGTCGGAGAGGTCCACAACCGGGCCTGCGGCACCCAGTGGCAGTACCACCCCGACTCCGTCTCCGTCGACCCCACCATGGCGCCGTTCGTCATCCTGCCGTTCGACCGGCTCTTCGACTTCGAGGACGAGGACGGCATCGACTCCGACGCCAGGCCCTCGTACACACCGGTCAACCGCCTGTGCGGAATCCTCGACGCGGACGGCGGAAGCCTCGTCGGCGACCTCGACATCTACTCGCCGGAGGATTAGTAGTGCTTCGTTAGGTTGTGGGCTGTCTGCGGCTGCTCCGAGGGCTGGGCAGGGGGTGTCCGCAGGTGGTGCAGGTACCACCTACAATCACCACCGCGGACACACCGCTCTGAAAGGCCAACCACCCGCCAGCCGCGTCCCCAACCTCTCAGGGCAATACAGTTAGCGCTCTGCCGGTGGAACTGCGCGGGTCCGTCGTGGCTGGTCGCGCCCACGCGGCGGAGCCGCAAATCAATACAGCCCCGCGCCCCTTACGGGGCGCTACGGCATCTTGTCTCCTACCAGGGCGAGGTTCTGAATAGCCGCCAGCCCATAAAGCGCCGTCGCGTTGGTCGACACCCACGCCGCCTCGCTGCCCGGCACCAGGGCCGTCGGCCCCTCGATCTTCTTCGTGGACCAGTCGGTCGACTCCTTGTAGTCCCAGGTGTCGGCGCTGTTGTAGAACTGCCGCCACGCACGCGCGGCCAACTTGTCGTCCTTCAACTGCACGGCGGCGTACGCGTCCTGGCGCGAGTGCCCCTGGAAGAGCAGCAGGGTGCCGAAGTGGGAGCCGTAGCGGGCGGTCTGCTCGGCCCTCGTGGCGTTGAAGTAACGGCAGTAGTCGAGCCACGCCTCCTTGAACTTCGGCATGTCGATCTGGTCGATGAGCTCCGCGCACATCTCGACGAGGCCGAACATCGCCGACAGATGCGAGACCCCGACCACGGGCTTGTCCGCGACGGCGAACTTCCCGGTGTCCAGGTCGTACAGCCCGTTGCCCTGGACGAAGCCGTTGGGCTGGGCGGCGA
Protein-coding sequences here:
- a CDS encoding SDR family oxidoreductase, producing MILITGATGTIGGEVVRQLAARGEKVRALTRDPARARVPEGVEVACADYLAPETVEAAMAGVSALFAVSVFGPGDAEADAALVGMARAAGVRRIVKLSAIGTGDPASGPGGNWHLPGEQAVRASGLEWTVLRPSFFASNTLSWADAIHAGGPVPNMTGTGVQGVVDPRDVSEVAVRALLEPRHAGRTYTLTGPEAIGTGDQAAVLASVLGRPVRTVDLSPDGTREFLTAAGLGDVYVEGVGAGTAYVREGGGAQVAEDVPEVLGRRARTYRTWAEDHRAVFARDSRRTSR
- a CDS encoding peroxidase family protein; the protein is MVHRHHRETYYVVNEGRILEFEKGDAVARVPSATEQQMAFRFSRFGEKGVQLDETLRGKLAEAMTTGTGGGDPDSGEPGTAIPAGFTYLGQFVDHDLTLDRTQVGLGEPVPVEDLVQGRSPALDLDSLYGLGPHHSSSARFYETEARLKMGTTLGVPFPPEFPPANIDQEGFDLPRAGETAGGTRANQRAALIPDARNDENLAVAQLHLAFIRFHNRVVDHLVERGVPEHRLLKAARDIVVKHYQWMLRTDFLPRIVDPDIVERVFTRGRRHFEVPGYIRPGDLPTMPIEFSVAAYRLGHSMVRGAYQWNAVFRAGGSGPIASLDLLFRFSGTAGNLNPDGELDDPNSGVGLRLPSNWIADFRRLFDFGEAGRDDLVVPAAEFNVAKRLDTLLVDPLAALPLGTFGGRGLPEPPPIQRNLAFRNLTRAAMVELATGPQLAAQMGFKPLTEDQILRGNGGAVLEGLSDTERAQLVEHTPLWFYVLREAEVNEARPGSLTGVGGTLVAEVFHRAMEGSRRSIVKHPGWRPSLPAHQKGKFTMTDLLLFAFENDAKLLNPLG
- a CDS encoding acyl-CoA thioesterase: MAESFSVPVTVRGYETDVQGHLNQSVYLQYGEHARWSLLQAAGVRQADLMAKGVGPVTLETTIRYRRELHAGDEIEVTCSFLWGEGRTFRVEQTIRKTDGTVAAEITAVAGLLDLGARKLVADPRAYFRALASDPTPFGM
- a CDS encoding histidine phosphatase family protein — encoded protein: MGDLFLVRHGETEWSVSGQHTSWTDIPLTDNGRAQARGLAPLLNSHHIGAVFVSPLKRARETAELAGLAGARVDADLSEWDYGGYEGVTTVEIHRTRPDWFLFTDGVAPGPAEHPGESPEEVGARADRMVAKAHAALANTEGCVVLVAHGHFLRVLTARWLGLPASGGALFQLATGTVCRLGTEHGRPVIAGWNIRPLSDPPRSLRVG
- a CDS encoding HAD domain-containing protein gives rise to the protein MTDRPLLLLDVDGPLNPFGARLWRPRGYVTRRVHPSNWSARQKPGSRRLRRGLRIRLNPAHGARLLALPYELAWATTWMHEANEMIGPVIGLPRDLPVIEFTNLFAKDPEGLYWKTRRVVEWAAGRPFVWVDDMITDLDVRHVAKYHEGAALLLRIDPRKGLREPEFAELERWARSL
- a CDS encoding pyridoxal phosphate-dependent aminotransferase, translated to MEFRQSNKLSEVCYEIRGPVIEHADALEKAGHSVLRLNTGNPALFGFEAPEEILQDMIRMLPQAHGYTDSRGVLSARRAVAGRYQNLGLTVDVDDVFLGNGISELISMAVTALVEDGDEVLIPAPDFPLWTAVTTLAGGKAVHYLCDEQADWYPDLDDMASKITDRTKAVVIINPNNPTGAVYPKEIIEGILDLARRHGLMVFADEIYDQILYDDAVHHSAAALAPDLVVLTFCGLSKTYRVAGFRSGWLVVTGPKQHARNYLEGLTMLASMRLCANAPAQYAIQAALGGRQSINELTAPGGRLHEQRNVAWEKLNEIPGVSCVKPKGSLYAFPRLDPKVHKIHDDEKFVLDLLLREKIQVVQGTGFNWPTPDHFRILTLPHAEDLEAAIGRIGRFLSGYRQ
- a CDS encoding winged helix-turn-helix transcriptional regulator encodes the protein MSPRRSYDQYCSAARALDLVGDRWTLLIVRELLAGPRRYTDLHADLPGVSTDVLASRLKDMERDGLTTRRRLPPPGAAYVYELTGRGRELLPVLQALGAWGSSALGERRATDAVRAHWFALPLLRGLDGCAAGLVEVGLEEGRFHVWVGAEDGPVYGEGAAPESPDVRLSIDAATCGALGRGELSLRDAVRQRRVEVEGDGALAKELREG
- a CDS encoding LPXTG cell wall anchor domain-containing protein, which gives rise to MRACLASAVAVAAAATLALTGLPGLTLSADAAPGKKPPNPGMPCRDYFDLAEDLQAIVELPEGDASRAKSQWDTYEYVNPGKKYDGLGAPSEDDIKRLQKEAKVPPKSRPVDRIWWRWIKAREKNPNAFGDFTHWRDNIQIKNTGNDPRGKAFEKKIIKDHGLVGDDWICQKEFDFVDPDTGETHRRKLDAWNQRTGKGLEIKSNGSPDTRQKPGDIAWSKQKDSPVKSLKYVFAEPQDKAARDHLNELKKNAPGKVTEYNYRSRKVELAPGGGVRDKTTTLQPPGSKGVTGGGAQDLIRESRPNPKAMKEFLDRKNAADPYRLQPKGPGGVDFSTLELRYIGKPVKGKGVDYSFSAKEVPEDTAGWGGKEKAQLINDAFFTWLALTPEKFWVNLNPDQPDKIMDSAFGKTDAGRVLLEADLELKKDFADAMNPNKRPEADQYWKSLPRNSDGVPCWFQVRNWIEPDTAVVREENGGIHILDTPLKVQAQYLKIDNMPGDPYLCEFDEAEKKATEDRMNRLIMPEVERRVNTDPRYADLRRVYTARVAAEFIRQQDAASPTDYHKVINSNDASSWPLRGENKDWTRESVYQAYLKSLREGEEQWEHDAGGGPYTMSVGGVDFSKQPKRNMSKLRFDTEHRHLPRETKASVRTLADNTKDGDANLLLLGGNTVTSDVSGDDTPDPGPDPTPEPTPTPTDPDDPTDKPSAPATPPASGGSSGGSGGKYEQDPDGDLADTGTGTPVGLIAGLAAALAAVGGGLVWWKRRRTADQE